Below is a window of Chryseobacterium arthrosphaerae DNA.
TCCGGCCCCCAATGTTAATGCAGGAGCAGATTATATTATACCAAAATCTACTCCGTTTGTGTTGAAAGGGACGACAACTGATTCCAATACTTCTTCCTACACCTATGCCTGGGAACAAATGGATGCTGCAGGAGATGCGCAGACAGAGGCCAATTCCAACGCTTTTCCTACAAAGCCGGCCGGTCCGGTTTTTAGATCGTTTTCACCTGTCAGCTCTCCGGTAAGATATTTCCCGGATTTTAATACTGTACTGGCTGGTGTATTAACTACAACCTGGGAAAGTGTATCAGGTGTAGCGAGGAATCTTAATTTTACATTAACTTTGCGAAATAACAATCCAGTAGCTCCACAAACGAGCAGGGATGATATGGTGGTTACTATAAATGCTGCTTCCGGTCCCTTCCGGGTGACGGCTCCAACATTTGGACAGTCATTGTCTTCTGCGGGAACCTTTACGGTAACCTGGGATGTTGCGGGTACCAATGCCGCCCCGGTGAATACAGCTAATATCAATATCAAATTATCTACAGACGGCGGCCAGACGTTTACTACCATTGCAGGCAATACCCCTAATGATGGCAGTGAGCAGATTACCATTCCTTCCGGATCTGCATCAGCGAATGCTTTTATCATGATAGAGGCTGTCGGGAATGTTTACTATGCAGTAAGCCCAAGCTTTGTAGTGGATTATACTGTTTCAGGTGAAAACTGTAATACTTATACTTACAGTGGAAATCCTGTAGCAATTAAAGATGGTCCTGGAGGAAGTAACATTTCTTCTCCCAGAATAAACATTCCGTTGATGGTTAATAATCCTGGGACTATTACCAAAATAAAAGTTACTCCTGCTGTTACGCACCCAAATGTGAGCCATATTTCAATCGGTATTGAAAGCCCGGTGGGAACTTCAGCACTCGTCTGGAACAGACAATGCCTGGCAAAATCAGGTATTACGGCTTCATTTAGTGATGCAGGAAATACTGTAGCATGTGTATCACCTATCCAGGGGGAGACCAGGTCTTATGAATCGTTAAGTGTTTTTAAAGGTCATAAAGCTCAGGGAGAATGGAAATTATTTGCTTCAGACAACAATCCGGGAAGTGCAGGAACTATTACCGGGTGGTCTCTTGAAGTCTGTACTCAGGAAACACAGGCTTTAGGAACTAAGGAAGGAACTTCTCCATTGGCTGACGATATTAAAGTTTATCCTAATCCAAGTGACGGAAACTTCTTTATCAAGTCAAGAAACTTAAAAGGAGATATTAAAGTGACCATGCTTGATGCCAGCGGAAGACTGGTTTATTCATCAGCTTATAAGACTGAGGGCAATGATACCAAAGCATTCAATGTAAATATACCGAAGGGAGTGTATGTGATCAGCATCAATTCTTCCAAGGGAATCTACAATACTAAACTGGTGATCAAATAATAGAGCCTATTATTTTCTCAGTTATAAAGGACCGGTATTTTACCGGTCCTTTTTGCTTTGTATCATACATCTAGAAAATGATACGCTTCTATTGATATAAACCATAGTATAAAATATAAAGAAGTGTTAATTCTTTATTGTAGGATCAGGAAAAATAAGGATATTGTTTTTTTATTGTTATTATTTTTCTACATAATTCATTATTTGTTATAAATGATTAATATATGACTGTTTGTTTGTTGATTTTTTAAATACATACTGTATATTTTTATTTTATTTTTATTTATTCGTTTATTTTATTCTTGTTTTTATAATTAATGTGGTTTTATTTTGTTAATTTGGCAGCATTAAAAAACCAAATCTATTATGAAACACTATTTCTTAATTTTATCCCTGCTGGTCCCCTTTTTAGGATTTTCGCAGTGGTCAAGAACTGAGCTCAGGTCTCAAAAAGTAAAACAATCACAGGAAAAATTAGAATTTGCAGGACTTTATTCGTTGAATGCGGATCAGCTCAGGCAAAATTTAAAAGATGCCCCGGCACGCTTTTCAAATGGAAAAGGAATTATCATTTCGCTTCCTACAGCCAATGGAGGTTTAGAAAAGTTCCGGGTGTGGGAATTTTCCAATATGGCACCTGAGTTGCAGGCAAAATTTCCCGAGATCAGATCTTATGTAGGAACCGCATTGGAAGATCCAACGGTCTATCTAAGGTTCAGTCTGTCTCCGGTAGGATTTTCTTCCATGATTACCCGCTCAGGTATTTCAGAATTTATCGAGCCCTATACAGAAGACAGAACCGTTTATGCTGTATTTGATTCCAATGCGAGAAGAGGTCAGGACAAGGAGCCTTTTGAATGTTCTGTCATTGATGAAGCAGAAAAAAATACGGCCGGAAAAAACGGGGCTGCCGATAAAAAATTAGCAGGGTTTAATATATTCAGGCTGGCATTATCCTGTACAGGCGAATATGCTCAGTATCACCTGACAGCTGCCGGTACCCCTGCTACAGCTACAGATATAGAAAAGAAAGCTGTGGTCTTAGCTGCCATGAATGCCAGCGTTACCCGGCTTAATGGTGTTTTTGAGAAAGATCTTTCTTTCCATTTTAACCTTATTGCTGATAACGATATCCTTATTTTCCTGGATGCTGCCTCAGATCCTTACACTAATGGTGGCCCGAACGAAGCCCATGCCCAGATATCGGCAAGAATTGCAGCCGAGAATTATGATATGGGACATCTCATTGATAAAAAAGGAGGTAACGGATCTGCAGGAGTAGGCGTTATTTGTAATAATAATTCAAAAGGAGCAGGATGGACTGCCCATAACTTTCCGGAAGGTGATAAATTTGATATAGATTATGTTGCTCATGAAATGGGACATCAGCTGGGAGCAGGACATACTTATACATACAGGTCTTCGCAGGCAGATCAGAAGGTAGAGCCGGGAAGTGGAAGTACCATCATGGCATATACGGGAATCACTACATTATCCGATGTGCAGTTTAATTCCAATGACTATTACCATACCAATAGTATCACCCAAATCAGGAATAAACTGAATAGCCTTACCTGCGGTGTGAATACCCCTTTTGCAGATGCTGCTCCCAATATCAACGCAGGATTGGAT
It encodes the following:
- a CDS encoding reprolysin-like metallopeptidase gives rise to the protein MKHYFFVLSLLFPFLGFSQWSRTELRSQKVKQSQEKLEFAGLYSLNADQLRQNLKDAPARFSNGKGIIISLPTANGGLEKFRVWEFSNMAPELQAKFPEIRSYVGTALEDPTVYLRFSLSPVGFSSMITRSGISEFIEPYTEDRTVYAVFDSKARRGQDKEPFECGTKDEMEKIAAGKNSNTANKKAAGFNVFRMALSCSGEYAQYHLTATNTPATATDAQKKAVILAAMNASLTRMNGVFEKDLSVHFNLIANNDAIVFLDPATDPYDDTDADNTNDFDHAGAYYVISARIPATDYDMGHLLDKRGANGVAMLGSICGNIKAAGYTSCNFPEGDTFDIDYVAHEMGHQMGANHTFTGYLAGSGTSEVEPGSGTTIMAYTGIFGDNLDVQFNSNDYFQGFNVTEIKNKINSVACGVNTPFASPAPNVNAGADYIIPKSTPFVLKGTTTDSNTSSYTYAWEQMDAAGDAQTEANSNAFPTKPAGPVFRSFSPVSSPVRYFPDFNTVLAGVLTTTWESVSGVARNLNFTLTLRNNNPVAPQTSRDDMVVTINAASGPFRVTAPTFGQSLSSAGTFTVTWDVAGTNAAPVNTANINIKLSTDGGQTFTTIAGNTPNDGSEQITIPSGSASANAFIMIEAVGNVYYAVSPSFVVDYTVSGENCNTYTYSGNPVAIKDGPGGSNISSPRINIPLMVNNPGTITKIKVTPAVTHPNVSHISIGIESPVGTSALVWNRQCLAKSGITASFSDAGNTVACVSPIQGETRSYESLSVFKGHKAQGEWKLFASDNNPGSAGTITGWSLEVCTQETQALGTKEGTSPLADDIKVYPNPSDGNFFIKSRNLKGDIKVTMLDASGRLVYSSAYKTEGNDTKAFNVNIPKGVYVISINSSKGIYNTKLVIK